In the genome of Ensifer sp. WSM1721, the window ACGAAATCCGTGCCGGCGTGGCTGCTCGGAACCCTTTCGAGCACCGCCTCCTCCGGGCTTTGCGGCAGATCGACCTTTGCCCCTAGTTGTGAAAGTCCTGATACGTCTGTCTTCGTCATTTCCGTGATGCTCCACTGCTGACCTTAACGCGCACACCGTGCGCCTTTTCGCCTTCCGGCTCGACATGGATGGCGATCCTCGCGCCCGGATGAACGGCGCGGATGGCGTCCTCTATGCGGTCGCATATATCATGCGCATCGCCCACCGGCATCGCCTCCGGCACGACCATGTGAAAATCCACGAAAGTCGCGGGCCCCGCCTGCCGCGTCTTGAGGTCGTGAACGCCGAGCGAGCCGCCGGCATTGGCGGCGATCGCCTGCTTAATCGCCTCTTCCTCCTTCGCCGGAACGGCCTTGTCCATCAGCCCGTCGATCGAACGCGAGATCACTTTCCAGCCCTGCAACAGGATATTGCCGGCGACGACAATCGCGAGCAGAGGGTCAAGCACCGCGTAGCCGGTGGCGATGGCAAGAAGAAGGCCGACGAGCACGCCAGCGGAGGTTACGACGTCAGAGAGAATATGATGCCCATCGGCGCTCAGGGCCGGAGAGCGATGCACCCTTCCCGCCCGGATCAGCACATAGGCCCAGATCGCGTTGACGATTCCGGCACCGAAATTGATCGCAAGACCGAGCGCCGGTGCGTTCAAGAGCCGCGGCGCCATGATCTCGGGGATCGCCTCACTTAGGATCAGCAGTGCGGCCACGACGATCAGCACGCCTTCGATGACGGCGGAAAAATACTCCGCCTTGTGATGCCCGAACGGGTGGCCGGCATCGGCGGGCTTCGCCGCATAGCCGATCATCGCATAAGCGATTACTGCGGCAATCACATTGACGATCGACTCCAGTCCGTCCGACAACAGCGCCACGGAACCGGTCACCCACCAGGCGAGCATCTTCAGCGCCATCACACCGAGCGAAAGCGGTATGCCCCAGAAGGCGAGCCTCAGCACTGTTCGATTGTCGGATGCGGCCATCTTCATTCCTCGTGCAGATGCAAACGAGTTGCAAATGCATGCCCATTCAAACGCAAAACCGCCCGCGCGGGTTTTCGCGCAGGCGGATTTTCGTGAACCATATGGGCAATAACGACCGTCTTGTCAAAGGGGCTTATCGCCGATCTGCATTCTCGTCCAAACGGTCTCGCAAGCAGCCGTGAATTCAGGTGTCAGGCCGCCTTGACTTTCGCTCGCTTGGCAAGATGCGCCACCACGTTCTCGATCATGCGCATGCCGGCGTCGCCGCCAAGCGTCATGATCGATTCCGGATGGAACTGCACGGCCGCTACCGGCTCTTTCATGTGCTCGATGCCCATGATCGTGCCGTCCTCGCTTTCGGCCGTGATCATGAACTCGCGCGGCAGGTTGGATGGGTCGGCGAAGATCGAATGATAACGCCCGACCGTCACCTCCCTGCCGAGGCCCGAGAAGACGATGCCGGGTTCCAGCACGCGGATTCGCGAAGGCTTCCCATGCATCGGGATCGCGAGCTGGCGAAGATCGCCGCCATAGGCTTCCGCAAGCGCCTGTAGGCCGAGGCAGACGCCGAAGATCGGAAGGTCGCGCGCCCGCGCCTTCTTGATCGTCGCCTTGCAGTCGAAGTCCTTCGGGGTACCGGGGCCGGGCGAAAGCACGACGAGGTCCGGCTTCACCCGGTCGAAGATCTCCTCGGCGACCGGCGTGCGCACCGTTGTCACCGTCGCGCCCGTCTGGCGGAAATAGTTCGCGAGCGTATGGACGAAGCTGTCCTCGTGGTCGACGAGCAGGATGTTGACACCGGCGCCGACGGCGGCGACGTCGCGCGCCGCGTTGGCGCTGTTGGCGGATTTCGCGTCGCGGATGGCTGCAATCATGGCGGAGGCCTTCAGTTCGGTTTCGGCTTCTTCTTCTTCCGGACTGGAATCATAGAGCAGCGTCGCGCCCGCCCTCACCTCGGCGATCCCGTCCTTGATGCGGATCGTGCGCAGCGTCAGCCCGGTGTTCATGTCGCCATTGAAGCCGACCATGCCGATCGCGCCGCCGTACCAGGCACGCGGGCTCTTCTCATGGTTCTCGATGAAGCGCATCGCCCAGAGCTTCGGCGCGCCGGTGACGGTGACTGCCCAAGCGTGGCTCAGGAATCCGTCGAAGGCGTCCATGTCGTCGCGCAGCCGCCCTTCGATATGGTCGACCGTGTGGATCAGCCGCGAATACATCTCGATTTGGCGCCGGCCGATCACCTTCACCGAACCCGGCACGCAGACACGGCTCTTGTCGTTGCGGTCGACGTCCGAACACATGGTGAGCTCGGACTCGTCCTTCTTCGAGTTCAGAAGCTTCAGGATCTGTTCGCTGTCGGCGATCGGATCGTCGCCGCGCTTGATCGTGCCGGAGATCGGGCAGGTCTCGATGCGGCGGCCGGACACGCGCACGAACATTTCGGGCGAGGCGCCGACGAGATATTCCTGGTTGCCGAGGTTGATGAAGAAGGAATAGGGCGACGGATTGATGGCCTTCAGGCGGTTGGAAATCTCCGAGGGGCGGCTCTCGCATCGCTCATAGAACTTCTGCCCCGGCACCACTTCGAAGAGGTCGCCGCGCCGGAAACTCTCCTTGGCCTTCACGACGAGTTCGGCATATTCGCCCGGACGATGGTCTCCGTGCGGCGGGATGCTGTCGACGCTGCGGAACGGCTCGGGAGCTATATCCGCCGCGTTACCCTCGGTCGAAAGGCCACCCTTTGCGAAATCGTAGCGGTCGATCCAAGCCTTGGCCGCGTAATGATCGACGACCAGGATTTCGTCCGGCAGGAAGAGGACCATATCGCGCTGGTCGTCGGGGCGCTTCAGCTTCAGTTCGATCGCGTCGAACTGAAAGGCGAGATCGTAGCCGAAGGCGCCGTAGAGACCGAGGCTCGAATCCTCCTCCGAGTGGAAGAGGTTCGTCACTGCGCGCAGAACCGTGAAGACGGTCGGCATCTTCGACCGCTCTTCCTCGGTGAAGACGCGGTCGGGCTCGTTGATGGTGAGATCGAGGCGGCGGACGGTGAGTGCACCGAGCGTGATGTCGGCGACGGTTTTCAGATGCTCGGCAATCAGCGCCAGCAGCACCTCGCCGCGGCCGTTATACGCTTCGATCCAGAGCGAGCGACCGAAGGAGGAGATGGCAAGCGGCGGGTCGACGACGGCTGTGTCCCAGCGGGTGTAGCGGCCGGGATATTCGTAATTGGAGGAGAAGACCGCGCCACGCCGCTCGTCGAGCTTGTCGACATAACCGGCAATCGCGTCAGCGTAGGAGGCGTCGCGCCGCCTGCGGGTAACGACGATGCCCCCCTTCGTGGTGTAACTCTCCGAGCCGTCTTCCAGAATTACCGCTGCCATTCATCTCGCTCCGTAAAAGCCCGGTCTTTCCACGCGGCCCGAATACGAAAAAAGCCGCCTCGAAATCTCCGGGCGGCTTCATGTCTCAATCACGCATGACTGGTCAAGGCCGCCTCAGCGAGCCCACCACCAGATCGAAATGTTCTGCGTGTTTGCCATGGGCGAAAGTGTTAGCGTGCCTTGCGGGTCTTAGCAAGCGGGAAAAGACGATGGAAACGGCGGCTGGCGAGAGCCGCCCTTTCGCTTGAAGGGATGTACCGCACCGCTCAGAAGCGCTGCGTCAGCGAGATCTTGAAGGTCCGGCCCGGCTCGGAATAATAGTCCCGCGGCTGGGTGAACGCGTTCTGCGTGTTAACCGCATCCCAATAGGTCTTGTCGAAGATGTTGTAGACACCGGCATTCACCCTCAGACCCGGCATCTGTTCCGACTGCCACCAGCCGGTGACATCCACGATGCCGTAGCCCGGCGCCTTGAAAGTGTTGGTCGACTTATCCGAAACGGCCATCGCAGCCGTCAGGATGACGTCGGCTCCCCAGGTTTCCGTGGCATAGCCGACACCGAGGACTCCCTTCAGCGGAGGCACTGAACCCAGCGCCTCGTCGGTGTCCAGATCCCTACCGTAGGCATAGGCGAGCGCGGTGCGCACATGGACGCCGTTGGCGAAAACTTTGTGGCCTGACACCTCGACCCCGTGAATGGAGACGTTGGCGCGATTGATTGCCTCGGTGATACCGAGCGGATACGTGCCCGTCGGATCGCGATAGCTGATCCGATCAATGAAGTTCTTGTACCTGTTATAGAATGCACCGACGCGGCCGCCGAAGTCATCGTCGCCGAGGTTCGCCCCGACCTCGAAGCCGTGGCTCGTTTCCGGCTTCAGATCGGGATTGCCGATCTGCAAATAGCTGCCCGGTGCACCGTAATTCAAATAGAGTTCCTCAG includes:
- a CDS encoding cation diffusion facilitator family transporter — its product is MAASDNRTVLRLAFWGIPLSLGVMALKMLAWWVTGSVALLSDGLESIVNVIAAVIAYAMIGYAAKPADAGHPFGHHKAEYFSAVIEGVLIVVAALLILSEAIPEIMAPRLLNAPALGLAINFGAGIVNAIWAYVLIRAGRVHRSPALSADGHHILSDVVTSAGVLVGLLLAIATGYAVLDPLLAIVVAGNILLQGWKVISRSIDGLMDKAVPAKEEEAIKQAIAANAGGSLGVHDLKTRQAGPATFVDFHMVVPEAMPVGDAHDICDRIEDAIRAVHPGARIAIHVEPEGEKAHGVRVKVSSGASRK
- the trpLE gene encoding trpE operon leader peptide TrpLE, with amino-acid sequence MANTQNISIWWWAR
- a CDS encoding anthranilate synthase; this translates as MAAVILEDGSESYTTKGGIVVTRRRRDASYADAIAGYVDKLDERRGAVFSSNYEYPGRYTRWDTAVVDPPLAISSFGRSLWIEAYNGRGEVLLALIAEHLKTVADITLGALTVRRLDLTINEPDRVFTEEERSKMPTVFTVLRAVTNLFHSEEDSSLGLYGAFGYDLAFQFDAIELKLKRPDDQRDMVLFLPDEILVVDHYAAKAWIDRYDFAKGGLSTEGNAADIAPEPFRSVDSIPPHGDHRPGEYAELVVKAKESFRRGDLFEVVPGQKFYERCESRPSEISNRLKAINPSPYSFFINLGNQEYLVGASPEMFVRVSGRRIETCPISGTIKRGDDPIADSEQILKLLNSKKDESELTMCSDVDRNDKSRVCVPGSVKVIGRRQIEMYSRLIHTVDHIEGRLRDDMDAFDGFLSHAWAVTVTGAPKLWAMRFIENHEKSPRAWYGGAIGMVGFNGDMNTGLTLRTIRIKDGIAEVRAGATLLYDSSPEEEEAETELKASAMIAAIRDAKSANSANAARDVAAVGAGVNILLVDHEDSFVHTLANYFRQTGATVTTVRTPVAEEIFDRVKPDLVVLSPGPGTPKDFDCKATIKKARARDLPIFGVCLGLQALAEAYGGDLRQLAIPMHGKPSRIRVLEPGIVFSGLGREVTVGRYHSIFADPSNLPREFMITAESEDGTIMGIEHMKEPVAAVQFHPESIMTLGGDAGMRMIENVVAHLAKRAKVKAA